From Arcticibacter tournemirensis, one genomic window encodes:
- a CDS encoding DUF2683 family protein — MESFVVHTENIEQAKTVKAVLKALKVKFEKLKGEKSYSPEFVAKIKQSEKDFEEGNYTTISLDDIWK; from the coding sequence ATGGAATCTTTTGTGGTACATACTGAAAATATTGAACAGGCAAAGACTGTTAAAGCTGTACTTAAAGCACTAAAAGTGAAATTTGAAAAGCTCAAGGGAGAGAAGTCATACAGTCCTGAATTCGTCGCAAAGATTAAGCAAAGCGAAAAGGATTTTGAAGAAGGGAATTATACAACCATTTCTCTTGACGATATATGGAAATAA